Genomic DNA from Gaiellales bacterium:
TGCCGACGGGAACACCTCCCCCACGAAATGCGCCCAGCTCACGCCCGCCGTCGAGCTCGTGCTCGAGCGGCTCGAGCCGTATCCCGCGCTGGCCGTCAACGCCCGCTACGACATCCTCGACTACAACCGGGTCTGGCTGAGCGCGTTCCCGCGCCTCGTGTCGCTGCCGCGCGAAGACCGCAACTGCCTGTGGCTGCTCTTCACCTGCCCGGGCTGGCGGCGAACGGTGCTCGACTGGGACGAGGCCGCGACCCGCATGGTCGCGCAGTTCCGGGCGTCCATGGCCGAGCACGTGGCCGAGCCGTCGTGGAAGGGCCTCGTCGCCCGGCTCAACCGCTCGTCGCCGGAGTTCGCCGAGATGTGGGCCCGGCACGACATCCGCGGGCCCGAGAACGCGATCAAGCGCATCCAGCACCCGCTCGTCGGCCTGCTACGGCTCTCGTACACCTACCTGTGGCTCGATCCCGGCCTCGGGACGAGGATCGTCACCTATACGCCGGCCGACAAGCGCACCGCCGGCAAGCTCGAGTCGCTCCAGCGCACGCTGGACACCGACGGCGCCGTCGTCGCCTGACCTCGACGCGGCCGCGCTTCGCCCGGTGCGGATGATGTCGGCCCGGCGCCCGTACGTGAGCCTCAGCGCGTGCGCAGGGACGCGGCCTGAGCGTTGCACGACCTCCTGACCCAGCTCGTCGTGAACGGGGTCGGCATCGCCGCGGCCCCCTGGTGCATCATCGGGGTGATCCTCCTGCTCAGCGGGCCGCGCGGCCTGCGCAAGTCGATCGTGTTTCTCCTGGGCGCCTCGACCTCCATGATCGTCATCTACACGGTCTGCTCGGCCGCGTTCGGGCACTTCACGGTGTCGACGCCCACCTCCGCGTCGACCGCGGTCGACTGGGCGAAGCTCG
This window encodes:
- a CDS encoding helix-turn-helix transcriptional regulator codes for the protein MTLASPSFPVSDDEIRRNELAAFVRSRRERITPESVGLISARRRRTPGLRREEVAQLAGVGVTWYTWLEQGRDINASAQVLDAIARTLRFDETERSHLFTLAGTADGNTSPTKCAQLTPAVELVLERLEPYPALAVNARYDILDYNRVWLSAFPRLVSLPREDRNCLWLLFTCPGWRRTVLDWDEAATRMVAQFRASMAEHVAEPSWKGLVARLNRSSPEFAEMWARHDIRGPENAIKRIQHPLVGLLRLSYTYLWLDPGLGTRIVTYTPADKRTAGKLESLQRTLDTDGAVVA